The genomic DNA TAATCGCTTTTACAGCAGATTCAATGTCTCCATAAGCAGTTATAATAAAAACTGGAAATTCTGGAGCAATCTCAAGGACCTTCTCTAATAAAAGAAGCCCATCCATTCCCGGAAGTTTAAAATCAAAAACTCCTATTGTAAAAACGTCTCGATTAAAAACAGAAAAAGCTTCCTCTCCAGAAGAACAGGAATAAAAATCTAAGCCCGCTTTCCTAAAGTGAAGCTCTAACATCTCTCTAAAGTTCCGATTGTCTTCAACAAGCAAAATTCTACTCATTATTCTTCAAAAGGGAGGGTTAAGAGAAAACTACTACCTTTACCCTTTTTACTCTTCACTTTTATATCTCCCCCGTGAGACTCTACAATCCTTTTTGTTACAGCCATTCCTACTCCAACACCACCATCTTTCTTTGTAAAAAATAAATTAAAAATAGAAGAAAGCGTTTTTCTATCCATACCAATTCCTGTATCTTTTATTAATATATTAATCCCCTTTTTCTTTTCTTCAACTGTGATATAAATTTCCCCTTTCTCCTTACAAGCATCTAATGCATTGTCAAGTATGTTGTATATTGCTTTTTCTATTAATTCTCTATCCAATTTCAAGATCAATTTCTCTGGAATCTTGGTCTTTATCTCTACATTCATTTTGTTATCTAACCTATGAATTACATCATTTATCAACTCCTTTATGTTGGTTTTTTCTTTCTTAAGTTTAAGAGGGCCAGCAAGAGAAAGCAAATGGGCAGAAAAATCATTTAATTTTTTTGTCTCTTCAAGAATCCCTTCTTTTATTTTTTCATCATTTACAAGTTTACCTAATCCAAGAATAGTTCCTGTAGCATTTCTTATCTCGTGAAGAACCTGAGACACATTCTCTCCCAATCTTAAGAGAAATAGCCTTTGCCTAACTTCTTTCTCTCTCTCCTCCACACTCTTTAATTTTTCTCTATAATCTTTTATCATTTCCCTTATCATCCTCATCCCCTCTTCTATACTCTGTTTTTTCCCTCCCGTTAGCTCTCTAACTTTTTTAAAAGGATAAGAGAAAACCCAGAAGATATAAAACCCAAGAGCGAAAAAAGAAAAATAAACCATAGCTTTTAGAAAAAAAGAAAAACGAAAAATCCCTTTTAAGAGAGATAACTCTTTATCTGAAGTCTTAATGAGTAAATAACCTGCATCAAAAGGGATTAATCCGTATCTCTCACCCCAGAAATTTGCAGTATCAGGGAAAATTTCCGGAATAAATCGAACCTTAAAATCTGAATTCAACACTAAATTTTTATTAGAATCAAATACCTCTATCCAATCAAGAGAACATTCGTTAATAGTCGAATAAACTTTTTTCAAATCAAGAGTAATTCTTCCACTTTTATTAATCTCTTTTTTTAATTTCTCTCCAGCTAAGATTATCCTATTATCAATTTCTTCAAAGAGGACTTCTCTTATTCTAAAAGAATAAAATGTCGTAGAGACATCAAGACAGACAAATAAGAGAAAAAGTAATACAAAACTTATTGAAAGTTCACGCATTCATCTAAATTTAGGTTCCCTCCCCCCAAGAGGAAAGATATTTTTTTTGCTCTTCTGTCAAACTATCTATTTCAATACCCATTGTTTTGAGTTTAAGCTCTGCTATCTCTATATCAATCTCTGGTGGTAGAGTATATATTCTCCTCTCCATCTTATGACCCTCTCTAGTTAAGTAAACAACAGCTTTTGCCTGATTAGCAAAACTCATATCCATTACTACTGCAGGATGTCCTTCCGCACAGGAAAGATTTATCAACCTACCCTTCCCAAGAAGGTTTATCCTTTTTCCATTTCTCAGTCTATATTGAGTTACATTTTCTCTAACTTCCTTTTTTTCTACAGACATTTCCTCAAGATCCTCAAGCTTTATTTCAACATCAAAATGTCCCGAATTTCCAATTATTGCATTATCTTTCATTCTTTCTATTTCTTCTTTTGTTATAACCCATTTATCTCCCGTAACAGTTACAAAAATATCCCCTATTTCTGCAGCTTTTCTTTTTGGCATAACAAGATAACCTTCTAAAAGAGCCTCAAGAGCTTTTATTGGATCGGTCTCCACCACAACGACCTTTGCACCCATACCACTTGCTCTTTTTGCAAGACCTTTTCCGCACCAACCAAAACCAAATACAACAAAAGTGCTACCGGCAATAAGATAGTTTGTGGCTCTCAATATCCCATCAATTGTAGATTGTCCTGTTCCATAACGATTATCAAACAAATATTTGGTTTTAGAATCGTTTACAGCTATAATTGGATAACCAAGAACTCCCTCATTTGCCATAGCCCTAAGTCTAATCACTCCTGTTGTAGTTTCTTCCG from candidate division WOR-3 bacterium includes the following:
- a CDS encoding ATP-binding protein; the encoded protein is MRELSISFVLLFLLFVCLDVSTTFYSFRIREVLFEEIDNRIILAGEKLKKEINKSGRITLDLKKVYSTINECSLDWIEVFDSNKNLVLNSDFKVRFIPEIFPDTANFWGERYGLIPFDAGYLLIKTSDKELSLLKGIFRFSFFLKAMVYFSFFALGFYIFWVFSYPFKKVRELTGGKKQSIEEGMRMIREMIKDYREKLKSVEEREKEVRQRLFLLRLGENVSQVLHEIRNATGTILGLGKLVNDEKIKEGILEETKKLNDFSAHLLSLAGPLKLKKEKTNIKELINDVIHRLDNKMNVEIKTKIPEKLILKLDRELIEKAIYNILDNALDACKEKGEIYITVEEKKKGINILIKDTGIGMDRKTLSSIFNLFFTKKDGGVGVGMAVTKRIVESHGGDIKVKSKKGKGSSFLLTLPFEE
- the ahcY gene encoding adenosylhomocysteinase; this translates as MNYEIANESLSKEGIERIEWAWNFMPVLRNIKENFEKEKPLKGISIAACLHVTTETANLMRTLKAGGAEIALCASNPLSTQDDVAAALVKEFGISVFAKHGAGKETYYSHIEKTLKSGHDITMDDGADLVSTLHREYKSELKNVIGGTEETTTGVIRLRAMANEGVLGYPIIAVNDSKTKYLFDNRYGTGQSTIDGILRATNYLIAGSTFVVFGFGWCGKGLAKRASGMGAKVVVVETDPIKALEALLEGYLVMPKRKAAEIGDIFVTVTGDKWVITKEEIERMKDNAIIGNSGHFDVEIKLEDLEEMSVEKKEVRENVTQYRLRNGKRINLLGKGRLINLSCAEGHPAVVMDMSFANQAKAVVYLTREGHKMERRIYTLPPEIDIEIAELKLKTMGIEIDSLTEEQKKYLSSWGEGT